The following DNA comes from Mya arenaria isolate MELC-2E11 chromosome 11, ASM2691426v1.
TTTTATAAGTAAACATTCATGTCTGTCCCCATGTATCGACAGTTTACTTGTAAACTTGCATGGTTGTCGTGTATCGACAGTTTAGAAGTAAACATGCTGACTGTCCCCGTGTATCGACAGTTAAGTTGTAAACATACATGACTGTCCCCATGTATCGACAGTTTAGTAGTAAACATGCTTGTCCGGCCCCGTGTATCGACAGTTTAGTAGTAAACATGCATGTCTGTCCTCGTGTATCGACAGTTAAGTAGTAATCATGCATGACTGTCCCCGTGTATCGACAGTTTAGTAGTAAACATGCTTGTCTGTCCTCGTGTATCGACAGTTAAGTAGTAATCATGCATGACTGTCCCCGTGTATCGACAATTTAGTAGTAATCATGCATGTCTGTCCCCGTGTATCGACAATTTAGTAGTAAACATGCATGACCGTCCCCGTTTATCGacagtttatttgtaaacatgcatgacCGTCCCCATGCATCGACAGTTTAGTACTAAATATGCTTGTCTGTCCCCGTGTATTGACAGTTTAGTTGTAAACATGCATGACTGCCCCGTGTATCGACAGTTTAGTAGTAAATATGCTTGTCTGTCCCCGTTGATCGACAGTTTAGTAGTAAACATGCATGTCTGTCCCCGTGTATCGACAGTTTAGAAGTAAATATGCTTGTCTGTCCCCGTGTATCGACAGTTAAGTAGTAAACATGCTTGTCTGTCCCCGTGTATCGACAGTTTAGTAGTAAACATGCTTGTCTGTCTCCGAGTATCGACAGTTTAGAAGTAAACATGCATGTCTGTCCCCGTGTATCGACAGTTTAGtagtaaacatgcatgtgtgtCCCCGTGTATCGACAGTTTAGAAGTAAACATTCATGTCCGGCCCTGTGTATCGACAATTTAGTAGTAAACTTGCTTGTCTGGCTCCGTGTATCGACATTTTAGAAGTAAACATTCATGACTGTCCCCGTGTATTGATAGTTTAGAAGTAAACATGCATGTCCGGCCCTGTGTATCGACAATTTAGTAGTAAACTTGCTTGTCTGGCTCCGTGTATCGACATTTAAGAAGTAAACATTCATGACTGTCCCCGTGTATCGACAGTTTAGAAGTAAACATGCATGTCTGGCTCCGTGTATCGACAGTTTAGTAGTAAACATGCATGTCTGGCTCCGTGTATCGACAGTTTAGAAGTAAACATGCCTATCGACATGCACCATTTAGGCCTAGACCATCGTATGCTTATACATTTATCTCGTTATCCCAGTCCAACCTTTAACGTTGGTATTTCACCGTACCCTGCTAAAAactcaaaatatgttctttgatgCATAGTGTACCTCATAGACAATATGCCAACTCGAGACCCAAAACATGTTTAGCTATCCTTAAGGGTCTATATGCCCACGTTCCCTACCTTTATAGTCTATCTGCCCGTCCCCGTCCTTGTCCGCCTCCGTCATCATCTCGTTCACTTCCTCGTCCGTCATTTTCTCCCCGAGATTCATCATAACGTGACGCAGTTCCGCTGCCGTAATGTAACCGTTACCATCTTTATCAAAAACCTAAAACATTCACATATATACTCACCAATTCTAATATGTAGCACAAgtcacacatatatatatataacctaaACTAGCCCGCTGTTGGTAACACCGACAATGCCACAACTGTAACACAATCATTTACGAAAGTGTTATATTGAATCTGGAATTGAAATTGACTTACTAGTACAAGGATGCTCTCTTAGTATGCTGGATTGGCTACAGAAGGAGGTGGAATTCAATTTAGGGTTAAACCTTACTGATATTGATACAAGaacctttatttaaagtcgaGTATGTGATAACTTGAAATATTCGCTCAATGACATATTTTCCGACATGGCAGTGACACAGGATTCAACTGGGGTGTTATTCAATTCTAGTCTTTCTTGGgactaagaacgatgtagctaatcggattgctcgatatacatatatataacgaGCCTATACAGTaaatggagtcaatgatgtatgaccataagttccatattgaataccaccacACAGGACGACAACACGTACTCGTTTTGACTTTAGATTTAATATGAAAGATTACTTTAGATGTTTGAAATTGTTCTTGTagcagtgttttttttctgcagaaAAGTACAGTTTGTCACGTGATTATATTTTGACCAATATCCGACAACGGAAACTGTTCGTAAAACTGCACAGATTTCATCGCCTTAATATCTAATAATGTATACACATGAATAATTCaaaaatgtaagaaataaatttgcttttttataataGCTTATTCTAGAAATCAATACGTCGCGTAATACCGACTTTGTCCTAATGCTTTGTGCAGTTGGATACTTCATGAAATAAGAAGGTCTGAAATACGATCCTCAAAGCAAAATGCATCACAATAAGGACATTAAAATATTCTCGTTTACGCTCAAATTAGTTTTGGTAAAgttatataacattttcattgaattagAAATGAATCACTTCACTAAAGAAATCACAAGACCATGCCATCGCAAAcacatgacaaaacataaggAACGAGAGTGCTTTAaaatgtcatcatcatcagcagcattTTCAATTAgcaatttcattataatttgcTTTTTACGTCAAATCAAGAAAATCATGCTGATGATGAAAATGGTGATAAAAAACGCTCTACTGCACGATCCAGTTAGTTATATCATATCTTGTCGCTACAACACTTGATACTCACTACGAGAACTCGTCGCTACCAAACTTTGGCGTAAATATGATCAAAATTAGTTTTGGGTAACCTCTTTCTAAATAGAAAGTAGATATTGGATCTTGATGATAATGATCTCCATTCTAATGAGAGTGATCACCAAAAGCGTCTGACCTTGAAAGCGTCCTTCATCTCCTCCTCTTGGTCACCCACGGCGCGCTCCTTCATCAGCTTCATAAACTCTTCAAAGTCGATAGTGCCGTTACCTGAAACGGATGACCAGATATTAAATATAGTCGTAACGCTTCTTGGGATCTAACGTCAACGCCATTGTTTCTGTGCGCAACGTCGATAAACTATAAAGTTATatattcactcggcactgcggggccacttgGAAGgtaaaacacagcccattttcCCCGCTtaccccggtatacccccggacctgggagggcgggggcctggttacaattgactggtgaatagCACGGACGCATGCCGGTTTAGTACGGTAATATGACGTAACGGCAAGAAGAGACCTGTGCCTATGGCGTTGTCgaacattataattatacatatattagaTATATAATAGATCCGTTTCGTTTAGTATCTTCTTTAGGTAGGCTACGTGAGATTCTAACTGACAGATCAAATGACATAGATAAGTACATCGTGAAACATGTTCATATCATACTGCGTGACACAGTTTAATACATCATGATGTATTTTGACACCACGTGACTGACCTCGTGTCCTG
Coding sequences within:
- the LOC128208769 gene encoding calmodulin-A-like, whose translation is MSEEQQCKQESDREPSEEEKAEFREAFALFDKDGDGTISTEELGTVLRSMGQNPTEGELVDMINEVDQDGNGTIDFEEFMKLMKERAVGDQEEEMKDAFKVFDKDGNGYITAAELRHVMMNLGEKMTDEEVNEMMTEADKDGDGQIDYKEFVEMMIGK